From Bradyrhizobium sp. NDS-1, the proteins below share one genomic window:
- a CDS encoding ABC transporter substrate-binding protein yields the protein MTMKSLLSTASLAIAIAAFSAGAQAQIAIGHLADYSGGTSDVGTPFGQAVADTFAWVNKKGGVGGKQLNLDTNDYGYQVPRAIALYKKWSAPDSKVAAIMGWGTADTEALTGFLAQDKIPDMSGSYAAALTDPGGISGKAKPAPYNFFYGPSYSDALRAMLMWAAEDWKAKGKSGKPKFVHMGANHPYPNAPKAAGEAMAQELGFEVLPPLVFALAPGDYSAQCLSLKSSGANYAYLGNTAASNISVLKACKTAGVEIQFMGNVWGMDENAAKTAGDAANGVIFPLRTAVSWGGDAPGMKTLMEISKMSDASGKVYRPVHYVAAVCSALYMKEAIDWAAKNGGATGENVAKGFYQKKDWVPAGMEGVCNPSTWTDKDHRGTMKVDLYRTKISGATDGDLNDLMTKGTIKLEKVKTVELPRKPELLGW from the coding sequence ATGACGATGAAGTCCCTTTTGAGCACCGCATCGCTCGCCATCGCGATCGCCGCATTTTCGGCGGGCGCGCAGGCGCAGATCGCGATCGGGCACCTCGCCGACTATTCTGGCGGCACCTCCGATGTCGGCACGCCCTTTGGCCAGGCCGTCGCCGACACCTTCGCCTGGGTCAACAAGAAAGGCGGCGTCGGCGGCAAGCAGCTCAACCTCGACACCAACGACTACGGCTATCAGGTGCCCCGCGCGATCGCGCTCTACAAGAAGTGGTCGGCGCCGGACAGCAAGGTCGCCGCGATCATGGGCTGGGGGACCGCCGACACCGAGGCGCTGACCGGCTTCCTCGCCCAGGACAAGATCCCCGACATGTCCGGCTCCTACGCCGCCGCCCTCACCGATCCCGGAGGCATCAGCGGCAAGGCCAAGCCCGCGCCCTACAATTTCTTCTATGGCCCGAGCTATTCGGACGCATTGCGCGCGATGCTGATGTGGGCCGCCGAGGACTGGAAGGCCAAGGGCAAGTCCGGCAAGCCGAAATTCGTGCATATGGGCGCCAACCATCCCTATCCGAACGCGCCGAAGGCTGCCGGTGAAGCGATGGCGCAGGAGCTCGGCTTCGAGGTGCTGCCGCCGCTGGTGTTCGCGCTCGCGCCGGGCGACTACAGCGCCCAGTGCCTGAGCCTGAAATCTTCGGGAGCCAACTACGCCTATCTCGGCAACACCGCCGCCTCCAACATCTCGGTTCTGAAGGCCTGCAAGACCGCCGGCGTCGAAATCCAGTTCATGGGCAATGTCTGGGGCATGGACGAGAACGCCGCCAAGACCGCAGGTGATGCCGCCAACGGCGTGATCTTCCCCTTGCGCACCGCGGTGAGCTGGGGGGGCGATGCGCCCGGCATGAAGACGTTGATGGAAATCTCGAAGATGTCCGACGCCAGCGGCAAGGTCTATCGCCCCGTGCACTACGTCGCGGCCGTCTGCTCGGCGCTCTACATGAAGGAGGCGATCGACTGGGCCGCCAAGAATGGCGGTGCCACCGGTGAGAACGTCGCCAAGGGCTTTTACCAGAAGAAGGATTGGGTGCCGGCCGGAATGGAAGGCGTCTGCAATCCCTCGACCTGGACCGACAAGGACCATCGCGGCACGATGAAGGTCGATCTCTATCGCACCAAGATCTCGGGCGCGACCGACGGCGACCTCAACGATCTCATGACCAAGGGCACGATCAAGCTCGAGAAGGTCAAGACCGTCGAGCTGCCGCGTAAGCCGGAATTGCTGGGCTGGTAA
- a CDS encoding branched-chain amino acid ABC transporter permease yields MAGPALIPAGDFRTSYAADTTIFPTTTSRNFAIAGVLLLCLAPQFFSGYWLSILIQIGIFSIAALGLNILVGFTGQISIGHAAFFLLGAFTSAYISNNAPIPVFFAIPLAGVVTALVGLVFGIPAARLKGLYLVIATLAAQYILLDFFSRAEWFSGGSVPASANPFSIFGYTLRGDKQYFYVVLAYVLASYILVTNLMRTRDGRALVAIRDHYLSAEIMGINLTKYRTLSFGLAAFFAGIAGALYAHYQLVVSQEGFGIERSILFLAMIIIGGTGSIMGTLMGTAFVVLLPEGMEFISHYLKGGVIDKALSLNTNITFLREIAIGVIIIAFLMFEPDGLAHRWRQIKAYWKLYPFSH; encoded by the coding sequence ATGGCCGGCCCTGCCCTCATTCCTGCTGGTGACTTCCGTACCTCCTACGCGGCGGACACCACGATCTTCCCGACCACCACCAGCCGCAACTTCGCTATCGCGGGCGTGCTTCTGCTGTGCCTAGCGCCGCAGTTCTTCAGCGGCTACTGGCTCAGCATCCTGATCCAGATCGGCATCTTCTCGATCGCGGCACTCGGTCTGAATATCCTCGTCGGCTTTACCGGCCAGATCTCGATCGGGCACGCGGCCTTCTTCCTGCTCGGCGCCTTCACCTCGGCCTACATCTCCAACAACGCGCCGATCCCCGTATTCTTCGCAATCCCGCTCGCCGGCGTCGTCACCGCGCTGGTCGGCCTGGTCTTCGGCATCCCGGCCGCGCGGCTGAAGGGACTGTACCTCGTCATTGCGACGCTCGCGGCGCAATACATCCTGCTCGACTTTTTCTCCCGTGCCGAATGGTTTTCGGGCGGCTCGGTGCCGGCAAGCGCAAACCCGTTCTCGATCTTCGGCTACACGCTGCGCGGCGACAAACAGTACTTCTACGTCGTGCTGGCCTATGTGCTGGCGAGCTATATCCTGGTCACCAATCTGATGCGCACCCGCGACGGCCGCGCGTTGGTGGCGATCCGCGACCATTATCTCTCCGCGGAGATCATGGGCATCAACCTCACCAAGTACCGCACGCTGTCGTTCGGCCTCGCCGCCTTCTTCGCCGGCATCGCGGGCGCGCTCTATGCGCACTACCAGCTCGTGGTCTCCCAGGAAGGATTCGGCATCGAGCGCTCGATCCTGTTCCTCGCCATGATCATCATCGGCGGCACCGGCTCGATCATGGGCACGCTGATGGGCACCGCTTTCGTGGTGCTCCTGCCCGAGGGGATGGAGTTCATCAGCCACTATTTGAAGGGCGGCGTGATCGACAAGGCGCTGTCGCTCAACACCAACATCACCTTCCTGCGCGAGATCGCGATCGGGGTGATCATCATCGCATTCCTGATGTTCGAGCCTGACGGGCTCGCGCATCGCTGGCGGCAGATCAAGGCATACTGGAAACTCTACCCGTTCTCGCATTGA
- a CDS encoding branched-chain amino acid ABC transporter permease has protein sequence MNTAFLIQLLVNGLVVGTLYGVVAMSFVLIYKATQVVNFAQGELLLVGAWVCWALLAKYQVPFWIGMPMTLVFMFVFGIAIQVLILRPMIGEPIISVIMVTIGLSTVLQATLKWMFGVNPQPFPRVFESQSVSLLGLQIQTVYVMSLVVSVAMMIGMAWFFRASKYGLAMRATAFNQQVAQSLGISVKSVFAMAWAISATVSAVAGVVVAVVNGVSSGLAGYGIKVFPAAILGGLDSVGGAVLGGIIIGLLENVAQYVDSEYLHWGNLYEIAPFYVLIIVLMIKPYGLFGTHDIERI, from the coding sequence ATGAACACCGCTTTCCTCATCCAGCTCCTGGTCAACGGCCTCGTGGTCGGCACGCTCTATGGCGTGGTCGCGATGTCGTTCGTGCTGATCTACAAGGCGACGCAGGTCGTCAATTTCGCGCAAGGCGAGCTGCTTCTGGTCGGGGCCTGGGTGTGCTGGGCCCTGCTGGCGAAGTACCAGGTGCCGTTCTGGATCGGCATGCCGATGACGCTGGTGTTCATGTTCGTGTTCGGCATCGCGATCCAGGTCCTGATCTTGCGTCCGATGATCGGCGAGCCCATCATTTCCGTGATCATGGTGACGATCGGCCTGTCGACCGTGCTCCAGGCGACGCTGAAATGGATGTTCGGCGTCAATCCGCAGCCGTTCCCGCGCGTGTTCGAGAGCCAGTCCGTCAGCCTGCTCGGCCTCCAGATCCAGACCGTCTATGTCATGAGCCTCGTGGTCTCCGTCGCCATGATGATCGGAATGGCCTGGTTCTTCCGCGCATCGAAATATGGCCTCGCAATGCGCGCTACCGCGTTCAACCAGCAGGTCGCGCAGTCGCTCGGCATTTCCGTGAAGAGCGTGTTCGCGATGGCTTGGGCGATCTCGGCGACGGTGTCCGCGGTGGCAGGCGTCGTCGTCGCGGTCGTGAACGGCGTGTCCTCGGGCCTTGCCGGCTACGGCATCAAGGTGTTTCCCGCGGCGATCCTCGGCGGGCTCGACTCCGTCGGCGGCGCCGTGCTCGGCGGCATCATCATCGGCTTGCTCGAGAATGTCGCGCAATATGTCGACAGCGAGTACCTGCACTGGGGCAATCTGTACGAGATCGCGCCGTTCTACGTCCTCATCATCGTGCTGATGATCAAGCCCTACGGCCTGTTCGGCACCCACGACATCGAGCGGATCTGA
- a CDS encoding long-chain fatty acid--CoA ligase: MMDYAGRVAKADTYPKMLRLNAKEHGNEIALREKDLGLWRVFTWNDYQTRVREFALGLLEVGLGRGDVIGIIGDNRPDWVAAEVATHAIGGLSLGLYRDVLDEEASYLLNYGEAQLVFAEDEEQVDKLLTLAERAPKLKHIIYSDPRGMRKYDDPRLMSAETFAELGRARAAREPELYDRLVDATKGEDVAILCTTSGTTSHPKLAMLAAGRVLGHCATYLAFDPKGPDDEYVSVLPLPWIMEQVYVLGKGLLCRMKINFVEEPDTMMNDLREIAPTFVLFAPRVWESIAADVRAKVMDATPLKQRMFDVGMKSGLAALAQGKRSGLADAILFRALRDRLGFTRLRSAATGGAALGPETFKFFQAMGVPLRTLYGQTELLGAYTLHPEGKVDPDTTGVPMSDSVEIRIDNADIHGVGEIVVRHPNMFLGYYKNPEASVADIKDGWMLSGDAGYFNANQQLVVIDRIKDLAETSRGERFSPQFIENKLKFSPYIAEAVVLGAGRDALAAMICIRYSIISKWAEKNRLSFTTYSDLASRPEVYALLHKEVETVNATLPPAQRISRFLLLYKELDADDGELTRTRKVRRSVINEKYAGIIDAIYRGDADIPVDTVIRFQDGTTQRVRTTLRVVDLGGHGHMAEAAE; encoded by the coding sequence ATGATGGATTACGCAGGCCGCGTGGCGAAGGCCGACACCTATCCGAAGATGCTCCGGCTCAACGCGAAGGAGCATGGCAACGAGATCGCATTGCGCGAGAAGGATCTCGGGCTCTGGCGGGTGTTCACCTGGAACGACTATCAGACCCGCGTGCGCGAGTTTGCACTCGGTCTTCTCGAAGTGGGCCTTGGCCGCGGCGACGTCATCGGCATCATCGGCGACAACCGGCCGGACTGGGTGGCGGCGGAAGTGGCGACACACGCCATTGGCGGCCTCAGCCTCGGACTTTATCGCGACGTGCTCGACGAGGAGGCCTCCTATCTCCTCAACTATGGCGAGGCGCAGCTCGTCTTCGCCGAGGATGAGGAGCAGGTCGACAAGCTCCTCACCCTCGCCGAGCGCGCGCCGAAGCTGAAGCACATCATCTATTCCGATCCGCGCGGAATGAGGAAATACGACGACCCGCGACTGATGTCCGCGGAGACGTTTGCCGAGCTCGGCCGGGCACGTGCCGCGCGGGAGCCGGAGCTTTACGATCGCCTAGTGGACGCGACCAAGGGCGAGGATGTCGCGATCCTCTGCACAACCTCGGGCACGACCTCGCATCCCAAGCTGGCGATGCTTGCGGCTGGCCGCGTGCTCGGCCATTGCGCCACCTATCTCGCCTTTGACCCGAAGGGCCCCGACGACGAATACGTCTCGGTGCTGCCCTTGCCCTGGATCATGGAACAGGTCTACGTGCTCGGCAAAGGCCTCCTGTGCCGGATGAAGATCAACTTCGTCGAAGAGCCGGACACCATGATGAACGATCTGCGCGAGATCGCGCCGACGTTCGTTCTGTTCGCGCCCCGCGTCTGGGAGTCGATCGCCGCGGACGTTCGCGCCAAGGTGATGGACGCGACGCCCCTAAAGCAGCGCATGTTCGATGTCGGCATGAAGTCGGGTCTGGCCGCTCTCGCGCAGGGCAAGCGCTCCGGTCTTGCCGACGCGATCCTGTTCCGCGCGCTGCGCGACCGCCTTGGCTTCACGCGCTTGCGCTCGGCGGCGACCGGCGGCGCCGCGCTCGGCCCAGAGACCTTCAAGTTTTTCCAGGCGATGGGCGTGCCGTTGCGCACGCTGTACGGCCAGACCGAGCTGCTGGGAGCCTATACGCTGCATCCCGAGGGCAAGGTCGATCCTGACACCACCGGCGTGCCGATGTCCGACAGCGTCGAGATCCGCATCGACAACGCCGACATCCACGGCGTCGGCGAGATCGTGGTGCGGCACCCCAACATGTTCCTTGGCTATTACAAGAACCCGGAGGCAAGCGTCGCCGACATCAAGGACGGCTGGATGTTGTCGGGCGACGCCGGCTATTTCAACGCGAACCAGCAGCTCGTCGTCATAGACCGAATCAAGGACCTCGCCGAAACCTCGCGCGGCGAGCGCTTCTCGCCGCAATTCATCGAGAACAAGCTGAAATTCTCGCCCTATATCGCCGAAGCCGTGGTGCTCGGGGCTGGTCGCGACGCGCTCGCAGCAATGATCTGCATCCGCTACTCCATCATCTCCAAATGGGCGGAGAAGAACCGCCTCTCGTTCACGACCTACAGCGACCTCGCCTCGCGGCCCGAAGTCTATGCGCTGCTCCACAAGGAGGTCGAGACCGTCAACGCGACGCTGCCGCCGGCCCAGCGCATCTCGCGCTTCCTGCTGCTCTACAAGGAGCTCGACGCCGACGACGGCGAGCTCACCCGCACCAGAAAGGTGCGCCGCAGCGTCATCAACGAGAAATACGCCGGGATCATCGACGCCATCTACCGCGGCGATGCCGACATCCCCGTCGACACCGTTATCCGCTTCCAGGACGGCACCACGCAGCGTGTCCGCACGACGCTGCGCGTGGTGGATCTCGGCGGGCACGGGCACATGGCGGAGGCTGCGGAGTGA